Proteins from one Cryptomeria japonica chromosome 4, Sugi_1.0, whole genome shotgun sequence genomic window:
- the LOC131874908 gene encoding desmethylxanthohumol 6'-O-methyltransferase-like: MEENPNDARYSLTDSAKMFYVRENNPTSLVPVVLMLTHPVLMAPWHHLHECVLQDGNAFEKAHGKDLWAYEKDDPAVNDVFNNSMSTLTVLGMGQILSYYDSFKEVNTLVDVGRGKGMTLVHIVKAYAISSSQP; the protein is encoded by the coding sequence ATGGAGGAGAATCCAAACGATGCTCGATACAGTCTCACTGATTCTGCCAAGATGTTTTATGTTAGGGAGAATAATCCAACAAGCCTTGTGCCAGTCGTCCTCATGCTCACACACCCGGTGTTAATGGCGCCATGGCACCATCTTCATGAATGTGTGCTTCAAGACGGCAATGCATTCGAGAAGGCTCATGGAAAGGACTTGTGGGCATACGAGAAGGACGACCCGGCTGTCAATGACGTTTTCAACAATTCCATGTCCACGCTTACAGTTCTTGGCATGGGGCAAATCTTGAGCTACTACGACAGTTTTAAGGAGGTGAACACTTTGGTTGATGTGGGCAGAGGAAAAGGAATGACCTTGGTGCACATTGTGAAGGCTTATGCCATCAGTTCCAGCCAGCCTTAG